The following nucleotide sequence is from Pseudonocardia sp. C8.
GCGGTGCCGGCGATGGTCGCCGACCTGCTCGGCGTGCCGGCGCTGACGTGGGCGAACGAGCTGTCGGTGGACGGGTCGACGGTGTCGGTGAAGCGGGAGACCGACGACGGCGTGACCCACCTGTCGGCCGGGCTGCCGGCGGTGGTGTCGGTGGGGGAGAAGTCGACCGAGCCGCGCTACCCCTCGTTCAAGGGGATCATGGCGGCGAAGAAGAAGCCGGTCGAGAAGCTGGACCTGGCCGGGGCCGGGATCGAGTCCTCGCAGGTGGGGCTGGCGAACGCGCTGGTCACGGTGACCAGCTCGGCGCCGAAGCCGCCGAAGCAGGCCGGTGAGAAGGTCGTCGACGAGGGCGACGGCGGCGCGAAGATCGCCGAGTACCTGGTCGGCCAGAAGCTCGTCTGAGCACCTGCGGTACCCCTTTAC
It contains:
- a CDS encoding electron transfer flavoprotein subunit beta/FixA family protein, translated to MKIVALVKQVADTYSERKLSEADHTLDREGTEAVIDEINERAVEQALQVKEAAGEGEVVVVCMGPDGASDAIRKALSMGADSAVHLSDEAVHGSDAVQTARALASLIGRVEGWDLVIAGNSASDGQVAAVPAMVADLLGVPALTWANELSVDGSTVSVKRETDDGVTHLSAGLPAVVSVGEKSTEPRYPSFKGIMAAKKKPVEKLDLAGAGIESSQVGLANALVTVTSSAPKPPKQAGEKVVDEGDGGAKIAEYLVGQKLV